A window of Nocardioidaceae bacterium genomic DNA:
CCTGGCGCTGACCTACGACCACCGCCTGGTCGACGGCGCCGACGCGGCCCGCTTCCTCTCCGACGTCAAGGAGCGGCTCGAGCACGGCAACTGGGACGTCTGAGCGCCTCCCGGGCACAGCGCAGCGCCCCGGTCCCCACGAGGGGCCGGGGCGTCGTGCGTCAGCCTGCCTCACCGGTACGGACGGCACCCGGGATCGGCGCGCCGGGTGCCGTCCGCACCGGTGGACGCGGAGTCACATGTGGATCATGTGCCCGGCGATGCCCTCGACGGCCTCCTTGACGACCTCGGACAGCGTCGGGTGGGCGAAGATGTTGCGGGAGACCTCGTCGGCGGTGAGGTCCCACTTCTGCGCGAGGGTCAGCACCGGCAGGAGCTCGGTGACATCGGGGCCGATCATGGCGGCACCGAGGATCTCGTTGTAGGTGGCGTCGGCGACGATCTTGACGAACCCGGCGGTCTCTCCGAGACCCTTGGCCTTGCCGTTGGCGCTGAAGGGGAACTTGGCGGTCTTGACGTCGTAGCCCTTCTCCTTCGCCTGCTCCTCGGAGTAGCCGAAGGAGGCGATCTGAGGCTGGCAGTACGTCGCGCGCGGGATCATGTCGAAGTCGATCTCCATCGTCTCCGCGCCCGCGATCGTCTCGGCGCACACCATGCCCATCATCTCGGCGGTGTGGGCCAGCATCAGCTTGCCCGTGACGTCGCCGATGGCCCAGACGCCGTCGACGTTCGTACGCCCGCGGGCGTCGACCGCGATGGCGCCACGCTCGGTGGTCTCGACACCGATCTCCTCGAGCCCGTAGCCCTCGAGGCGCGGCGCGAAGCCGATCGCCTGCATGACCTTGTCGGCCTGCAGCTTCTGCTCGTCGCCGTCCTTGGAGACCACGACGGTCACCTGGTCGCCCGAGTCGTCGATCGACTCGACCTTGGTGCCGGTCATGACCTTCACACCGAGCTTCTTGAAGTGCTTCGCGAGCTCCTTGGAGACCTCCGCGTCCTCGGTCGGCACCATGCGGTCGAGGAACTCCACGACGGTGACGTCGACGCCGAAGTTGGCCATGACGTACGCGAACTCGACGCCGATCGCACCGGAGCCCGCGATGATGATCGAGTCGGGCAGCTCGTCGGTGAGGATCTGCTCCTCGTAGGTCACGACGCGCTCGGAGAGCTCGGTGCCCGGGATCAGACGGGTGGTGGCACCGGCGGCGATGACGACGTGGTCGCCGGTGACCTCCTCGGTGCCCCCGTCGTTGAGCTCGACCGAGATCGTCTTCGGGCCGGTGAAGGTGCCCCACCCGTCGATCTCGGTGATCTTGTTCTTCTTCATGAGGAAGTGGACGCCCTTGACGATGGAGTCGCTGACCTCACGGCTGCGCGAGTGCGTCTTGCCGAAGTCCATCGTGGCGTCGCCGGTGATGCCGAACTTGTCCTTCTCGTGCTCGAGGATGTGCGCCAGCTCGGCGTTGCGCAGCAGCGACTTCGAGGGGATGCAGCCCACGTTGAGGCAGACGCCTCCCCAGTACTTCTTCTCGATCACAGCGACCTTCAGGCCGAGCTGGGAGGCGCGGATGGCAGCGACGTACCCACCGGGGCCGGCACCGAGGACAACGAGGTCGTAGTGGCTCACGAACCCGACCCTATTCCAGTGACGCTCCCCGCACGACCCACCGTCCGCACGACGGTTGCCGCGCTGGTTCGGCGGGCAACACCACAGACATGCGCGTCCTCGTCGCCGGTGCGTCCGGCTTCCTCGGCACCCGCCTCCGTGAACGTCTGGACGCAGACGGCCACGAGGTGGTCCAGCTCGTGCGCCGCGAGCCCGGTGCACCGAACGAGCGTCGGTGGGACCCCTCGTCCCGCCAGGTCGACGTCGAGGACGTCCGAGGCGCCGACGCCGTCGTGAACCTCGGCGGCTCCCCCCTGATCGGCAACCCGCACAGCAAGAAGTACCGCCGCGAGCTGCGCCAGTCCCGCGTCGACACCACGACCACGCTCGCCGAGGCGATCGCGTCCGTGGCCGGCGCCGACGGTGACGCAGCCGCTCCGACCTTCGTCGCTGCGAACGGGATCGCCTACTACGGGGACCACGGCGACCAGGTGGTCACCGAGACCACCGAGAGCCGCGGCGACGCGCTGCTGACCTCGGTGACCCGTGACTGGCAGCGCGCCACGCAGCCCGCCGACCGTGCGGGGGCCCGGGTCGTGGTGCTGCGTACGCCGCCCGTGATCGACCGCCGCT
This region includes:
- the lpdA gene encoding dihydrolipoyl dehydrogenase; translated protein: MSHYDLVVLGAGPGGYVAAIRASQLGLKVAVIEKKYWGGVCLNVGCIPSKSLLRNAELAHILEHEKDKFGITGDATMDFGKTHSRSREVSDSIVKGVHFLMKKNKITEIDGWGTFTGPKTISVELNDGGTEEVTGDHVVIAAGATTRLIPGTELSERVVTYEEQILTDELPDSIIIAGSGAIGVEFAYVMANFGVDVTVVEFLDRMVPTEDAEVSKELAKHFKKLGVKVMTGTKVESIDDSGDQVTVVVSKDGDEQKLQADKVMQAIGFAPRLEGYGLEEIGVETTERGAIAVDARGRTNVDGVWAIGDVTGKLMLAHTAEMMGMVCAETIAGAETMEIDFDMIPRATYCQPQIASFGYSEEQAKEKGYDVKTAKFPFSANGKAKGLGETAGFVKIVADATYNEILGAAMIGPDVTELLPVLTLAQKWDLTADEVSRNIFAHPTLSEVVKEAVEGIAGHMIHM
- a CDS encoding TIGR01777 family oxidoreductase, with amino-acid sequence MRVLVAGASGFLGTRLRERLDADGHEVVQLVRREPGAPNERRWDPSSRQVDVEDVRGADAVVNLGGSPLIGNPHSKKYRRELRQSRVDTTTTLAEAIASVAGADGDAAAPTFVAANGIAYYGDHGDQVVTETTESRGDALLTSVTRDWQRATQPADRAGARVVVLRTPPVIDRRSGALKAMLPIFKTGLGGPLGSGQQYFPIVSTHDWVRVVVEALTNEDLAGPVNPVIPEPTTNAEFTATLADLLNRPAFLKVPAFVIDKAAGPLSPELLGSVRAVPRALLDTGFTFAHPEVESVLRAALNAGR